Proteins co-encoded in one Hymenobacter swuensis DY53 genomic window:
- a CDS encoding HNH endonuclease, giving the protein MDQKVLVLNGDYTAITLCSVQKAFVLLFLEKAELIAKSDHGVLRTVSKAFPKPSIIRLQRYVRVPYKGIALSRHNIMKRDHFECQYCGSTKNLTLDHVLPRSRGGDSSWANLLTACARCNHSKGHRTPQEAGLIIRQQPKKPTLTGFLKLSAGTLDQNWHPYLH; this is encoded by the coding sequence ATGGACCAAAAAGTGCTTGTGTTAAACGGCGACTACACGGCTATTACGCTGTGCAGTGTACAGAAAGCCTTCGTGCTGCTGTTTCTGGAAAAGGCAGAATTAATTGCGAAGTCGGATCATGGGGTATTGCGCACCGTGAGCAAGGCGTTTCCCAAACCCAGTATCATCCGGCTGCAGCGGTATGTGCGCGTGCCCTACAAAGGCATTGCCCTCAGTCGGCATAACATTATGAAGCGGGACCATTTCGAGTGCCAGTACTGTGGCTCCACGAAAAACCTTACGCTCGACCACGTCCTGCCTCGAAGTAGAGGCGGTGACTCCAGTTGGGCCAACCTGCTTACGGCCTGTGCTCGGTGCAACCATTCCAAAGGCCACCGTACCCCCCAGGAGGCTGGCCTTATCATCCGCCAGCAGCCTAAGAAACCAACTCTCACCGGCTTCCTCAAACTCAGCGCCGGTACCCTCGACCAGAATTGGCACCCGTATTTGCACTAA
- the truB gene encoding tRNA pseudouridine(55) synthase TruB, whose protein sequence is MEHADLTPAPAPAFDFEAGEVLLVDKPLTWSSFDVVRKVKNTLRIKKIGHAGTLDPLATGLLILCTGKKTKEIDQIQAQEKEYTGTFRLGQTTASFDLETPVDAELPYAHLTEEEIRAATAQFLGLITQTPPLFSAVKVNGERAYEVARRGGEAEIKSKQITIREFELTRIALPEVDFRVSCTKGTYIRSLARDFGAALGCGAHLTKLVRTRIGEYQLADALTMQAVEALRPPRPEGEAEQPRRQRRERLPERRAGLEYFNATHATSESPASEA, encoded by the coding sequence ATGGAACACGCTGATTTGACTCCGGCTCCGGCCCCCGCCTTCGATTTTGAAGCCGGTGAAGTATTATTGGTAGATAAACCGCTCACCTGGTCGTCGTTTGACGTGGTGCGCAAGGTAAAGAACACCTTACGTATCAAAAAAATCGGCCATGCCGGTACCCTTGATCCGCTGGCGACCGGCCTACTCATTCTCTGTACCGGCAAGAAAACCAAGGAAATCGACCAGATCCAAGCCCAGGAAAAGGAATACACCGGCACCTTCCGCCTCGGCCAGACGACGGCCAGTTTCGACCTGGAAACGCCTGTGGATGCGGAGCTACCGTACGCGCATCTTACCGAAGAAGAAATTCGGGCGGCTACGGCGCAGTTTCTGGGTTTGATTACACAGACGCCCCCGCTGTTTTCGGCGGTGAAGGTGAACGGCGAGCGGGCCTACGAAGTGGCCCGCCGTGGGGGTGAAGCCGAAATCAAGAGCAAGCAGATTACTATCCGGGAGTTCGAGCTGACCCGTATTGCCCTACCGGAAGTAGATTTCCGCGTGAGTTGCACCAAGGGCACTTACATCCGTAGTCTGGCCCGCGACTTTGGCGCGGCCCTGGGCTGCGGGGCGCACCTCACCAAACTAGTGCGCACCCGCATTGGTGAATACCAACTGGCCGATGCGCTGACGATGCAGGCAGTGGAAGCGCTACGCCCGCCCCGCCCTGAGGGGGAAGCCGAGCAACCCCGCCGTCAGCGCCGGGAACGGCTGCCTGAGCGCCGCGCCGGCCTGGAGTATTTCAACGCCACGCACGCTACCTCTGAGTCACCCGCTTCCGAAGCCTAG
- a CDS encoding undecaprenyl-diphosphate phosphatase, whose protein sequence is MSYWHAFLLAIVEGLTEFLPVSSTGHMIIVANLLGIGQLPFTDTFITSIQFGAILSVVVLYWRRFLQSFDFYLKLAAAFIPFGILGFLLKDVIEALLKNVAVVAWSLMLGGVVLVFIDKLFTSERKQVTTPSFAQAVKIGLFQCVALIPGVSRSAATIVGGLAQGFDRRSAADFSFLLAVPTMAVITAYQLYKTFKVAAPGTDDIKILLFGNVVAFIVALLAVKSFVDFVSRFGFRAFGLYRIAVGMIILIMLALGIPLQII, encoded by the coding sequence ATGTCGTACTGGCACGCCTTTTTACTGGCTATTGTCGAAGGTCTGACCGAATTTCTACCGGTTTCCAGCACCGGCCACATGATTATCGTGGCCAACCTGCTGGGCATTGGGCAATTGCCGTTTACTGACACGTTTATCACCTCCATTCAGTTCGGGGCCATTCTATCAGTGGTGGTACTTTATTGGCGGCGGTTCCTGCAGAGCTTCGATTTTTACCTGAAGCTGGCGGCGGCCTTTATTCCGTTCGGGATTCTGGGTTTCCTGCTCAAGGATGTGATTGAAGCCCTGCTCAAAAACGTGGCCGTAGTAGCCTGGTCGCTTATGCTGGGCGGGGTGGTACTGGTGTTTATTGACAAGCTTTTTACCTCGGAACGCAAGCAGGTGACCACGCCTAGTTTCGCGCAGGCTGTCAAAATCGGACTGTTTCAATGCGTGGCCCTCATTCCGGGCGTATCCCGCTCGGCGGCTACCATCGTGGGCGGTTTGGCGCAGGGTTTTGACCGTCGCTCGGCCGCCGACTTCTCCTTCTTGCTGGCCGTGCCCACCATGGCCGTCATTACGGCCTATCAGCTCTACAAAACGTTCAAGGTAGCCGCTCCCGGCACCGACGACATTAAGATTCTGCTGTTTGGTAACGTGGTGGCCTTCATTGTGGCCTTGCTGGCCGTGAAGTCGTTCGTGGATTTTGTGTCCCGTTTTGGCTTCCGCGCCTTCGGGCTGTACCGCATTGCGGTGGGCATGATCATCCTGATAATGCTGGCCCTGGGCATTCCACTGCAGATTATTTAG
- a CDS encoding translocation/assembly module TamB domain-containing protein, translated as MPRFLSVLLKVVFALLLLVVLAVVGALVALRIPSVQTNVAQRAARILTDKLGQKVLVNRVDIRPFSRVLLEGVRVLDRRGNELFNIGRADADIRLFTVFDPSHLHVGKLTLEEPRFNLVTYKDQPDSTTLDQFISSVKRLLGPSDTTKVSKPFDFKIEALGLRNGRFVLDRQNVPRIPEYGRTMDYAHMYLDSIYADADQLWFKGDTIHANIQGLRTVDQPSGTRLRELTSNMTYAGKFWEFDKLMLRVQNSQLHDYLRFEYQHFLNFTSFNDSVKVIARLQPSRVYSDDIAKFAPQPFMRELKESVLISGQAKGYVRNFTTKNLDITYGRNTRVKGDINVEGLPNIKESFIEMRLQPSVVDGRDIRRYIPASGWPYVQRLGTVRLKGQFLGFYNDFVANGSFQTALGSVVSDVNLKFKTDPRYSSYEGQVRTTGFQLGKLLGDERTVRDVTMNGKVQGVGFDLRTARLTANATVQSIWLNGYRYRNITTNGRFSRESFTGKLAANDPSLQFDADGTIDLNKARQAFDLRARVRKADLRALGLTNQSVTIATTADVKFKGLQLDKLLGYARLRNSRISYAGRTVPVDTLDVVSQYSEGQRQLTVRSEVLNLALAGNFTPSTAIRDVTTLVEEYRLNFASNDAATADYYRRKRQRPLPNYQIGLSMLLKKPNPVLHLFMPQLTVSDSTFIEGSFRNGQTSIFQLGGLVADLRYDSLRLQSSEFDFITSKLPYQPEVLAQASVTSERQRVPGLGATEKFYVEGVWDQERINFSTSLAQTGTTNKAQINGALAFLEDAVQVTFRQSGVNLLGKDWTIAPDNSLVISGGGREFDFQNVTLSNGGQSISAQGFLSENPNKPLALTVKDFELATLNGLTGSQKFAGRVNALGTISGVYGPLVINSTLQVDSLQMGNVLIGNVEGRGDWDNAAKRLAVNLDVARDQQRVLAVTGYYAPGEERQQLNLTGVLDKAPIKLAEPFLNTLFRDLNGTGVGTLRVTGPLSAPVLTGNIDVTDGQLTFIYLGTTYTFSDRIRFLEDRIALQNITVRDPQGNTGTINGNIYEQGFQNMRLDLNASFRKLQVLNTTRKDNELYFGQAYATGTAVVRGPSDNLFMNVTARSEPGTRVSLPFDNAAKAEQAKYIKFVNRNLPDTARTKAVQVAGTTDLSGIRLNMNLDITPDAYVELLLDESTGDIIRGTATGQLRLNIDTRGDFNMYGQVEIVRGAYNFTLQGLVNKEFVVRPGGVISWNGDPLAGEMNVTATYTQRTSLAPILATNTAVVPVTAVMNLTGPLLQPIIRLNLEFNDIPSSLEGDLAPFLSSLRNDEQELNRQVFSLVVFRQLTPIGSLAVTRLQGENNAIGNSLGQIISTQLGLLTSQIDPNLEISFNLNGLTSEDLQALQLRLSYSFLNGRLRITREGSIGGNAVGSSVAGPQPIATAQSSVIGDLSLEYYLRPDGKFRAKLRYETTPRDLTGLSQNVNQARAGVSLLHTEQFDTFRELFSRKRLRRRDQNARKARELQIDDDPRTVM; from the coding sequence GTGCCCCGGTTTCTGTCCGTCCTCCTGAAAGTCGTGTTTGCCCTGCTGCTGCTGGTAGTACTGGCCGTAGTGGGGGCGCTGGTGGCGTTGCGGATTCCGAGCGTGCAGACCAATGTAGCGCAACGCGCGGCCCGCATCCTGACCGACAAGCTGGGCCAGAAAGTGCTGGTGAACCGGGTGGATATTCGGCCGTTTTCGCGGGTGCTGCTGGAAGGCGTGCGGGTGCTGGACCGGCGCGGCAATGAGCTGTTCAACATCGGGCGGGCCGATGCCGACATCCGGCTGTTCACCGTGTTCGACCCCAGCCATCTGCACGTGGGCAAGCTCACGCTGGAGGAGCCGCGCTTTAACCTGGTCACTTACAAAGACCAGCCTGATTCCACCACCCTCGACCAGTTCATCAGCTCCGTGAAGCGGCTGCTGGGCCCGTCCGATACCACCAAAGTCAGCAAGCCCTTCGATTTTAAGATTGAGGCCCTGGGCCTGCGCAACGGCCGTTTCGTGCTGGACCGCCAGAACGTGCCGCGCATTCCGGAATATGGCCGCACCATGGATTACGCCCACATGTACCTGGACAGCATCTACGCCGATGCCGACCAACTGTGGTTCAAGGGCGACACCATTCACGCCAACATCCAGGGCCTGCGCACCGTGGACCAGCCCTCGGGTACCCGCCTGCGGGAACTGACCTCGAACATGACCTACGCGGGTAAGTTCTGGGAGTTTGATAAGCTGATGCTGCGCGTGCAGAACAGCCAGCTGCACGATTATCTGCGCTTCGAGTACCAGCACTTCCTGAACTTCACCAGTTTCAACGACTCGGTGAAAGTCATTGCCCGCCTCCAGCCCAGCCGCGTGTACTCCGACGACATTGCCAAGTTTGCGCCCCAGCCCTTCATGCGTGAGCTGAAGGAAAGCGTCCTGATTTCGGGGCAGGCTAAGGGCTACGTACGCAACTTCACCACCAAAAACCTCGACATCACCTACGGGCGCAATACCCGGGTGAAAGGCGACATCAACGTGGAAGGTCTGCCGAATATAAAGGAAAGCTTCATTGAGATGCGGCTGCAACCGTCCGTGGTGGATGGGCGCGACATCCGGCGCTACATTCCGGCTTCGGGCTGGCCCTACGTGCAGCGGCTGGGCACGGTGCGGCTGAAAGGCCAGTTCTTAGGCTTCTACAACGACTTTGTGGCCAACGGCTCGTTCCAGACGGCGCTGGGCTCGGTGGTGAGTGACGTAAACCTCAAGTTCAAGACCGACCCGCGCTACAGCAGCTACGAGGGCCAGGTGCGCACCACCGGCTTTCAGTTGGGCAAGCTGCTGGGCGATGAGCGCACCGTGCGCGACGTGACGATGAACGGCAAGGTGCAGGGCGTGGGCTTCGATTTGCGCACGGCCCGCCTCACGGCCAACGCCACCGTGCAAAGCATCTGGCTCAATGGCTACCGCTACCGCAACATCACCACCAACGGCCGTTTCAGCCGCGAATCCTTCACCGGCAAACTGGCCGCCAACGACCCCAGCCTGCAGTTTGATGCCGACGGCACCATCGACCTGAATAAGGCGCGCCAAGCCTTCGACCTGCGGGCCCGCGTGCGCAAGGCCGATTTGCGGGCCCTGGGCCTCACCAACCAGAGCGTCACCATTGCCACCACCGCCGACGTGAAGTTCAAGGGCCTGCAGCTGGATAAGTTGCTGGGCTATGCCCGCCTGCGTAACTCCCGTATCTCCTATGCCGGCCGCACCGTGCCCGTCGATACGCTGGACGTGGTGAGCCAGTACAGTGAGGGCCAGCGCCAACTCACGGTCCGCTCAGAAGTGCTGAACTTAGCCCTAGCCGGCAACTTCACGCCCAGCACCGCCATCCGCGACGTGACGACGCTGGTAGAGGAATACCGCCTCAACTTCGCCAGCAACGATGCCGCCACAGCCGACTACTACCGCCGCAAACGGCAACGGCCGCTGCCCAACTACCAGATTGGCCTGAGCATGCTGCTGAAGAAGCCCAACCCGGTGCTGCACCTGTTCATGCCCCAACTCACGGTATCCGATTCGACTTTCATTGAGGGCTCTTTCCGCAACGGGCAGACCTCCATTTTCCAGTTGGGCGGGTTGGTAGCCGACTTGCGCTACGACAGCCTGCGCCTGCAAAGCAGCGAGTTCGACTTCATTACTTCCAAGCTGCCGTACCAACCCGAAGTGCTGGCGCAGGCCAGCGTAACCTCGGAGCGGCAGCGGGTACCGGGGCTGGGTGCCACCGAGAAATTCTACGTGGAAGGCGTGTGGGACCAGGAGCGCATTAACTTCTCCACCTCTCTGGCCCAGACCGGCACGACCAACAAGGCCCAGATTAATGGGGCCCTGGCGTTTCTGGAAGATGCAGTGCAGGTGACCTTCCGACAGTCGGGCGTGAACCTGCTGGGCAAGGACTGGACCATTGCGCCTGACAACTCCCTGGTTATATCGGGCGGCGGCCGGGAGTTCGATTTTCAGAACGTAACGCTCAGCAATGGCGGCCAGAGCATCAGCGCGCAGGGTTTTCTGTCGGAGAATCCCAACAAGCCGCTAGCCCTGACGGTAAAGGATTTTGAGCTGGCCACGCTGAATGGCCTGACCGGCAGTCAGAAGTTTGCGGGCCGGGTAAATGCCCTGGGTACCATCAGCGGCGTGTATGGTCCGCTGGTTATTAACTCTACCCTGCAGGTCGATTCGCTGCAGATGGGGAATGTACTCATCGGCAACGTGGAAGGTCGAGGCGACTGGGACAATGCCGCCAAGCGCCTGGCCGTGAACCTGGATGTGGCCCGGGACCAGCAGCGCGTGCTGGCCGTTACAGGCTACTACGCCCCCGGCGAGGAACGCCAGCAGCTCAACCTCACCGGTGTACTTGACAAAGCCCCCATCAAACTGGCGGAGCCCTTCCTCAACACGCTGTTTCGGGACCTGAATGGCACCGGCGTGGGGACGCTGCGCGTCACCGGCCCGCTTTCGGCCCCGGTCCTGACGGGCAATATTGATGTAACCGACGGGCAACTCACCTTTATCTACCTGGGCACCACCTACACCTTTTCCGACCGTATCCGGTTTCTGGAAGACCGGATTGCGCTGCAGAACATCACGGTGCGCGACCCTCAGGGCAATACCGGGACCATCAACGGCAATATTTATGAGCAGGGCTTCCAGAACATGCGCCTGGACCTGAACGCCTCCTTCCGGAAGCTGCAGGTGCTGAACACCACCCGCAAAGACAACGAGCTGTACTTCGGGCAGGCCTATGCCACCGGAACGGCAGTGGTGCGCGGCCCTTCCGATAACCTGTTTATGAACGTAACGGCGCGCTCCGAGCCGGGTACCCGCGTGTCGTTGCCCTTCGATAATGCGGCCAAGGCCGAGCAGGCCAAGTACATCAAGTTCGTAAACCGGAACCTGCCCGATACCGCCCGCACAAAAGCCGTGCAGGTGGCCGGTACCACCGACCTTTCGGGCATCCGCCTGAACATGAACCTCGACATCACGCCGGATGCCTACGTGGAGCTGCTGCTGGATGAAAGCACCGGTGACATTATCCGGGGCACGGCCACCGGGCAGTTGCGCCTCAATATTGATACGCGCGGTGACTTTAATATGTACGGGCAGGTGGAAATTGTGCGTGGGGCCTACAATTTTACGCTTCAGGGACTCGTGAACAAGGAATTTGTGGTGCGGCCCGGCGGCGTTATTTCCTGGAACGGCGACCCGCTAGCCGGTGAGATGAACGTGACGGCCACCTACACCCAGCGCACCTCCCTGGCTCCCATTCTGGCCACCAACACGGCCGTGGTACCCGTGACGGCCGTTATGAACCTGACGGGCCCGCTACTGCAGCCCATCATCCGCCTGAACCTGGAGTTCAACGATATTCCATCCTCGCTGGAAGGTGACTTGGCGCCGTTCCTCTCGTCGTTGCGTAATGATGAGCAGGAACTGAACCGTCAGGTTTTCAGCCTGGTAGTATTCCGGCAGCTGACGCCCATTGGTTCACTGGCCGTTACGCGCCTGCAGGGGGAGAATAACGCCATCGGCAATAGCCTGGGCCAGATTATTTCAACCCAGCTGGGTCTGCTTACCTCCCAGATTGACCCCAATCTGGAAATCAGCTTCAACCTGAATGGGCTGACGTCCGAGGATTTGCAGGCCTTGCAGCTGCGCCTCAGCTACTCTTTTCTGAATGGTCGCCTGCGCATCACCCGCGAAGGCAGCATCGGGGGCAATGCCGTAGGTAGTTCAGTTGCGGGGCCCCAACCCATTGCCACTGCGCAAAGCTCTGTAATCGGTGATTTGAGCCTGGAATACTACCTACGCCCCGATGGAAAGTTCCGGGCCAAGCTGCGCTACGAAACTACCCCGCGCGACTTAACCGGCCTGAGCCAGAACGTAAACCAGGCCCGCGCCGGCGTTTCGCTGCTGCACACGGAGCAGTTTGATACGTTCCGGGAGCTGTTCTCGCGCAAACGCCTGCGCCGCCGCGACCAGAACGCCCGCAAGGCCCGCGAACTACAAATCGACGACGACCCCCGCACCGTGATGTAA
- the tsaD gene encoding tRNA (adenosine(37)-N6)-threonylcarbamoyltransferase complex transferase subunit TsaD, whose translation MTILAIESSCDDTSAAVLVNGEIRSNVVATQQVHEQYGGVVPELASRAHQQHLIPVVEAALQKAGVSKADLDAIAFTQGPGLLGSLLVGGMFAKTLALALNKPLIAVNHMRAHILAHFIEDPKPRFPFLCLTVSGGHTQLVVVRSALDMQIIGQTTDDAAGEAFDKTGKLLGLPYPAGPHLDKLARQGNPTRFPLPVGTMPGYDFSFSGLKTAVLYFLKKETAKNPDFIQENLPDLCASIQHTIIQTLLRQLRRAAHDQGLTQVALAGGVAANSGLRQALQDEAAAQGWEVFIPAFQYCTDNAGMVAITAQFQYKAGDFADQLVSSDPRLKLA comes from the coding sequence ATGACCATTCTCGCCATTGAGTCTTCCTGTGACGATACCTCGGCCGCTGTATTGGTGAACGGGGAAATCCGCTCCAATGTGGTGGCCACCCAACAGGTGCACGAGCAGTACGGCGGCGTGGTGCCCGAATTGGCCTCCCGGGCCCACCAGCAGCACCTGATTCCGGTGGTGGAAGCGGCCCTGCAGAAAGCCGGCGTCAGCAAAGCCGACCTCGATGCCATAGCCTTCACCCAGGGGCCGGGCCTGCTGGGCTCTTTGCTGGTGGGCGGTATGTTTGCCAAAACCCTGGCCCTGGCCCTGAATAAGCCTTTGATAGCCGTAAACCACATGCGGGCCCACATTCTGGCCCACTTCATTGAGGACCCCAAGCCCCGGTTCCCGTTCCTGTGCCTGACCGTGAGCGGCGGCCACACCCAGCTGGTAGTCGTGCGCTCGGCCCTGGATATGCAGATCATCGGGCAGACCACCGACGACGCGGCCGGCGAGGCCTTCGACAAAACCGGCAAACTGCTGGGCCTGCCGTACCCGGCCGGTCCGCACCTCGATAAGCTGGCCCGCCAGGGCAACCCCACCCGCTTCCCGCTGCCGGTGGGCACCATGCCCGGCTATGACTTCTCGTTCAGCGGGCTGAAGACGGCCGTGCTCTACTTCCTGAAAAAGGAAACGGCCAAGAACCCCGACTTCATCCAGGAAAACCTGCCGGACCTCTGCGCCAGCATCCAGCACACCATCATCCAGACGCTGCTGCGCCAGCTGCGCCGCGCCGCCCACGACCAAGGCCTCACCCAGGTTGCTCTGGCCGGCGGCGTGGCCGCCAACAGCGGGCTGCGCCAGGCGTTGCAGGACGAGGCTGCCGCGCAGGGCTGGGAAGTATTCATCCCCGCCTTTCAGTACTGCACCGATAATGCCGGCATGGTGGCCATAACCGCCCAGTTCCAGTATAAAGCCGGCGACTTCGCCGACCAACTAGTCAGCTCCGACCCGCGCCTGAAGCTGGCGTAG
- a CDS encoding cell division protein FtsX, producing MNQPTRKKKLGSYPHLMVVFSITLALLIIGLFGLLLIHAQKVSTLVKENLEMQVYLERGLPETQLLRLQQDFARKPYVAVKNGQGQVRFLSKEEGAKQLIDQTGEDFQQFLGDNPLRDAYLIKINADFADAKNLVRIKQELAQEEGVFEVEYVESLITSVNENLRNVSLVLLGFAAVLTFVVVVLINNTIKLALFSQRFLIRSMQLVGATPSFIQWPFLRRAVWQGLVSGLLAGLLLLALLQYAYLQLAELRLLQDVRLFGALAVALVLLGMGIGFLSSWRAVRKYLSMSLDELY from the coding sequence ATGAACCAACCGACCCGCAAGAAGAAGCTAGGCAGCTACCCACACCTAATGGTAGTATTCAGCATTACGCTGGCACTGCTGATAATCGGGCTGTTCGGGCTGCTGCTGATTCATGCCCAGAAAGTGTCGACGCTGGTGAAGGAGAACCTGGAAATGCAGGTGTATCTGGAGCGGGGCCTGCCCGAAACCCAGCTGCTGCGGCTGCAGCAGGATTTCGCCCGCAAGCCCTACGTGGCCGTGAAGAACGGGCAGGGCCAGGTTCGATTCCTCTCCAAGGAAGAAGGTGCCAAGCAGCTCATCGACCAGACCGGGGAGGATTTTCAGCAGTTTCTGGGCGACAACCCGTTGCGCGACGCCTATCTCATCAAAATCAACGCTGACTTTGCCGACGCCAAAAACCTGGTCCGCATCAAACAGGAGCTGGCGCAGGAAGAAGGCGTGTTTGAGGTGGAGTACGTGGAAAGCCTGATTACCTCCGTGAATGAGAACCTGCGCAATGTGAGCCTGGTACTGCTGGGCTTTGCGGCGGTGCTCACGTTTGTGGTGGTGGTCCTCATCAACAATACCATTAAGCTGGCCTTGTTCTCGCAGCGGTTTCTCATCCGGAGCATGCAGCTGGTGGGTGCCACGCCGTCGTTTATTCAGTGGCCGTTTCTGCGGCGGGCGGTGTGGCAGGGGCTGGTAAGCGGCCTGCTGGCCGGGCTGCTGCTGCTGGCGCTGCTGCAATACGCGTATCTGCAGCTGGCTGAGCTGCGCCTGCTGCAGGATGTTCGCCTGTTCGGGGCCCTGGCCGTGGCGCTGGTACTACTGGGCATGGGCATCGGGTTTCTCAGCTCCTGGCGCGCCGTACGCAAGTACCTGAGCATGTCGCTGGACGAATTGTATTGA
- a CDS encoding C40 family peptidase: MEYGICALSAVPVRAEPSDKAEIVTQLVFGECYSVLRVQNQWRQIRLAADGYEGWFDVKQHLPVTAAYFHQWQQQDHPRTLDVVQMVSDPTTRIPVTMGTRLPFFDGMTLRLGERQMFYNGAATNPQNGHGPHGPADVRLRLLQKMAQSFLKAPYLWGGKTLFGIDCSGLMQQLYGLIGVQLPRDAHQQIHLGQPVHFVAQTRPGDLAFFDNAEGRIIHVGLLLEDQQILHASGEVRIDPLDHNGIFRRDQQKYSHKLRLIKRILPED, translated from the coding sequence TTGGAATACGGAATCTGCGCGCTGAGCGCCGTGCCGGTGCGGGCCGAGCCCTCCGATAAAGCCGAAATTGTCACGCAGCTCGTTTTTGGAGAGTGCTATTCCGTGCTGCGGGTCCAGAACCAGTGGCGGCAAATCCGGCTGGCTGCTGATGGGTACGAGGGCTGGTTTGATGTGAAGCAGCACCTGCCCGTGACGGCCGCGTATTTCCACCAGTGGCAGCAGCAGGACCATCCCCGCACCCTCGATGTGGTGCAGATGGTGAGTGACCCGACCACCCGTATACCGGTTACAATGGGTACGCGCCTCCCGTTTTTCGATGGCATGACGCTACGCCTAGGTGAGCGGCAGATGTTCTACAACGGAGCCGCCACCAACCCCCAGAACGGCCACGGACCCCACGGCCCGGCCGATGTACGCCTGCGCCTGCTCCAGAAAATGGCCCAGTCTTTCCTGAAAGCGCCTTACCTCTGGGGTGGCAAAACCCTGTTCGGTATCGACTGCTCGGGCCTGATGCAGCAGTTGTATGGTCTGATTGGGGTGCAGCTCCCACGTGATGCGCACCAGCAGATTCATCTGGGCCAGCCGGTGCACTTCGTGGCCCAGACCCGTCCCGGCGACCTGGCCTTCTTCGATAACGCCGAGGGCCGCATCATTCACGTCGGCCTGCTGCTGGAAGACCAGCAGATTCTGCACGCCAGCGGCGAAGTCCGCATCGACCCCCTCGACCACAACGGCATCTTCCGCCGCGACCAGCAAAAATACTCCCACAAGCTCCGCCTCATCAAGCGCATCCTACCCGAGGACTGA
- the smpB gene encoding SsrA-binding protein SmpB — MSKKDDKPKNINIQNRRARHEYAFLVQYEAGMMLQGTEIKSIREGSVQLQDGFCTFHQDGSLWAHNITIAQYTEGTYNNHEPTRARKLLLNKKELKQLAGKAQEQGLTIIPVRMFVSDRGFAKLEIALAKGKKLYDKRDDLKAKDQKREMDRARDY, encoded by the coding sequence GTGAGCAAGAAAGACGACAAACCCAAGAATATCAACATCCAGAACCGCCGGGCCCGCCACGAGTACGCGTTTCTGGTGCAGTATGAGGCTGGCATGATGCTGCAGGGTACTGAAATCAAGAGTATCCGGGAGGGCAGCGTGCAGCTCCAGGATGGCTTTTGCACCTTCCACCAGGATGGTAGCCTGTGGGCCCACAACATCACCATTGCCCAGTACACCGAGGGCACCTACAACAACCACGAGCCCACCCGCGCCCGCAAACTGCTGCTCAACAAAAAGGAGCTGAAGCAGCTGGCCGGCAAAGCCCAGGAGCAGGGCCTCACCATCATTCCGGTGCGCATGTTCGTCAGCGACCGGGGCTTTGCCAAGCTGGAAATTGCGTTGGCCAAAGGCAAGAAGCTCTACGACAAGCGCGACGACCTCAAGGCCAAAGACCAGAAGCGCGAAATGGACCGCGCCCGGGACTACTAG
- a CDS encoding DUF3098 domain-containing protein → MEPNTPRFAFGPRNYRLMFIGLAVLAAGFITMTLDSEDYGEGFLGITLGPILLAVGFVIEFWAIMTRSGAAAPIARDAATVTTVPSQPAPATPVITTPTYKR, encoded by the coding sequence ATGGAACCGAACACTCCCCGCTTCGCCTTCGGGCCGCGTAACTACCGCCTGATGTTCATCGGGCTGGCCGTGCTGGCTGCCGGCTTCATCACCATGACGCTTGACTCCGAAGATTACGGCGAAGGGTTTCTGGGCATTACGCTCGGCCCGATTCTGCTGGCCGTAGGCTTTGTAATTGAGTTCTGGGCCATCATGACGCGCTCCGGCGCGGCGGCTCCCATTGCCCGTGACGCGGCTACCGTAACCACGGTTCCTTCGCAGCCCGCTCCGGCTACGCCCGTCATCACCACGCCTACTTACAAGCGGTAG